A DNA window from Hydra vulgaris chromosome 13, alternate assembly HydraT2T_AEP contains the following coding sequences:
- the LOC100198621 gene encoding bifunctional protein HldE isoform X2, which translates to MTEKIASCIDSNLTILVIGEAMIDQYTYGEIRGVASEAVSFVVKHLETTRGLGGSANIAQNIVNLGSKVDLLSLVGNDDNLPILLEETKNHKIGFIPVITSRPTIVKHRIVARNQQLLRIDYEDDSNLTESDETLLLEQIKKLNTDIYDAVILSDYNKGMFTKKVTKELFEIFKEKFILADARPKNMHLFSKASIVKCNFLEYKGFMNNLNIVVSNQNQDIEANRDILLKHFNAFLITRSEAGISYVSNEIIEHLPAFTTSVLDVTGAGDTVTSSFVLEYLKTKSIKLSLMFSMLCAKIVVSKFGCIPISKEDLTEKSGTKSKIISSYEEVKLLAETLKKKGKTIVFTNGCYDIVHVNHAEFLVRAKELGDILFVALNDDASIRRYKGPDRPIIDEKSRLTLISSFHPVDYVFLFHENDPNKVIELIKPDFHVKGGDYKHEGNLPETDTVKKCGGKVVLITLKNNNNNLSTTEIIKKVIQTYENSKS; encoded by the coding sequence ATGACGGAAAAAATTGCAAGTTGCATTGATTCTAATTTAACAATACTCGTTATTGGAGAAGCCATGATCGATCAATATACATATGGTGAGATTAGAGGAGTTGCATCAGAAGCTGTTAGCTTTGTTGTAAAACATTTGGAGACAACAAGAGGACTTGGCGGAAGTGCAAATATTGCACAAAACATTGTTAACCTTGGTTCTAAAGTTGATCTACTATCGTTAGTTGGTAATGACGACAACCTACCCATTCTTTTGgaagaaacaaaaaatcataaaataggTTTTATTCCAGTTATTACATCCCGCCCAACAATTGTGAAACACAGAATAGTTGCAAGAAATCAGCAACTGTTGCGAATAGATTACGAAGATGACTCAAATCTTACAGAAAGTGATGAAACTCTATTAttagagcaaataaaaaagcttaacACCGATATTTATGACGCTGTTATCTTATCCGACTACAATAAAggtatgtttacaaaaaaagtaacaaaagaaCTGTTCGAAATATTCaaagagaaatttattttagccGACGCACGCCCAAAAAATATGCATCTTTTTTCAAAAGCCTCAATAGTAAAGTGTAACTTTTTAGAGTATAAAGGGTTTATGAACAACCTAAACATTGTTGTTTCTAATCAAAATCAAGATATTGAAGCGAACAGAGATATCTTGTTGAAGCATTTTAAcgcttttttaataacaagaaGTGAGGCTGGAATAAGTTATGTTTCTAATGAAATAATAGAACACTTGCCGGCATTTACAACATCTGTGTTAGATGTAACAGGTGCAGGTGACACTGTGACATCTTCCTTTGTTCtcgaatatttaaaaacaaaatctattAAACTTTCTCTAATGTTTTCGATGCTTTgtgctaaaattgttgtatcAAAATTTGGTTGCATTCCAATATCTAAAGAAGACTTGACTGAAAAAAGTGGAAcgaaatcaaaaataatttcaagttaCGAGGAAGTTAAATTATTAGccgaaactttaaaaaaaaaaggcaaaacaATTGTTTTCACGAATGGTTGCTACGACATCGTTCATGTAAACCATGCAGAGTTTTTAGTCAGGGCCAAGGAATTAGGAGATATTctttttgttgctttaaatgACGATGCTTCTATTAGAAGATATAAAGGTCCGGACAGACCAATAATCGATGAAAAGTCTCGTCTTACTTTAATTTCCAGTTTTCACCCAGTggattatgtatttttgtttcacGAAAATGATCCAAATAAAGTTATTGAACTTATAAAACCAGACTTTCATGTAAAAGGAGGCGATTATAAACACGAAGGAAATTTACCTGAAACAGACACAGTAAAAAAATGTGGAGGAAAGGTTGTacttataacattaaaaaataataataacaatttatctACTa